From Candidatus Rubrimentiphilum sp., one genomic window encodes:
- a CDS encoding AI-2E family transporter, translating into MHAKDLNTTAPRRWSEELGGIRWLPRLIDKARAAIAGSLGDYLYGQSPIDRGLLRALGLTYRDFTGIVRAAGDDDDAVLAALQKRVPEGVERARKWSERLPLRHRSLLFLIDLDDGHNAALRPIRGFVHMLTRLETHYIRYRWPAEASLIGLEIEAQKAGERAAAASGTDEEPYRWLTAQNVDMAWKILLSIVLIGVMLYYAIHFVERIGFVAFIIIGAIFFAYLIYPLVRWLNRKLHLILAILVVYAIFAAVVAIGLSYGIPAISGELTRLTHDGPMILAKTRDFLTSPSTPVLGSAPDSIRRELAQLPAQAVTWFQQHGGGAAAGAVTVILGTAAFLGSLIAIPVLAAYLLFDSEIIKRFFMGFVPERRREATLGLLAELEEVLGGFIRGQLLVGATIGIIIAAGLMIFRVPYAILIGAGAGALDLIPYIGPVIAFIPALIIGFSAGGTGMAVKVAVVFLIANQLEGHVIAPNIVSRTIKLSPSAIVVAVLIGGELYGVPGMFIAVPIAGIIRVLLLHVIPGSVSREEARPVLTKESQETVEADAQAQA; encoded by the coding sequence GTGCACGCCAAAGACCTGAACACAACTGCGCCGCGGCGCTGGTCGGAGGAACTCGGCGGGATTCGCTGGCTGCCGCGCCTGATCGACAAGGCGCGCGCGGCAATCGCGGGATCGCTCGGCGACTATCTCTACGGTCAGAGTCCCATCGACCGCGGATTACTGCGCGCTTTGGGTTTAACGTACCGGGATTTCACCGGCATCGTGCGCGCCGCGGGCGATGACGACGATGCCGTGCTGGCGGCGTTACAGAAACGCGTGCCCGAAGGAGTCGAGCGCGCGCGCAAGTGGAGCGAACGTCTGCCGTTGCGTCATCGATCGCTGCTTTTCTTAATCGATCTCGACGACGGCCATAACGCGGCTTTGCGGCCAATACGTGGTTTCGTGCACATGCTGACCCGCCTCGAAACACACTACATCCGCTATCGCTGGCCGGCGGAAGCGTCGCTCATCGGTTTAGAGATCGAAGCGCAAAAAGCCGGCGAACGTGCGGCGGCTGCAAGCGGCACCGACGAAGAACCCTATCGCTGGCTCACCGCGCAAAACGTCGACATGGCCTGGAAGATTCTGCTTTCGATCGTTTTGATCGGCGTAATGCTTTACTATGCCATCCATTTCGTCGAACGGATCGGATTTGTCGCGTTCATCATCATCGGCGCGATCTTTTTTGCGTACTTGATCTATCCGCTCGTGCGATGGCTCAACAGAAAGCTGCATCTGATTCTCGCCATCCTGGTCGTCTACGCCATTTTTGCGGCGGTCGTCGCGATCGGCTTATCGTACGGCATTCCGGCGATCTCCGGAGAGCTCACAAGACTCACGCATGACGGGCCGATGATTCTTGCAAAAACCCGGGACTTTCTGACAAGCCCGTCGACGCCTGTGCTTGGAAGTGCGCCCGACTCGATTCGCCGGGAACTCGCGCAGCTGCCGGCTCAGGCCGTCACCTGGTTTCAGCAGCACGGCGGCGGCGCGGCTGCCGGGGCCGTTACCGTCATCCTCGGTACCGCGGCTTTTTTGGGCTCGCTCATCGCAATTCCGGTCTTGGCCGCATATCTATTATTCGATTCGGAGATCATCAAACGGTTCTTCATGGGATTCGTGCCGGAACGGCGGCGCGAGGCTACATTGGGTTTGCTCGCCGAGCTGGAAGAAGTTCTGGGCGGATTCATTCGCGGGCAGCTCCTGGTCGGCGCGACGATCGGGATAATCATCGCAGCCGGCTTGATGATCTTCAGAGTGCCTTATGCGATTTTGATCGGCGCAGGGGCCGGCGCGCTGGATCTCATTCCGTACATCGGGCCGGTGATCGCTTTCATTCCGGCGCTCATTATCGGCTTCTCGGCGGGCGGGACGGGCATGGCGGTGAAGGTCGCCGTCGTGTTTCTCATCGCTAATCAGCTCGAGGGCCACGTGATCGCGCCGAATATCGTCAGCCGTACGATCAAACTGTCGCCCAGCGCGATCGTTGTGGCGGTGCTTATCGGCGGCGAGCTCTACGGCGTGCCGGGGATGTTCATCGCTGTACCGATCGCGGGAATCATCCGCGTCTTGCTGCTGCACGTCATTCCGGGTTCGGTGAGCCGCGAAGAAGCGCGGCCTGTCCTGACCAAAGAGTCGCAAGAGACCGTCGAAGCCGACGCGCAGGCGCAAGCATGA